A region of the Numenius arquata chromosome 2, bNumArq3.hap1.1, whole genome shotgun sequence genome:
agcagcagaagcagggctCACCATCTGCTGCGGGAGGGAGACAGCCGGGTGCCCCTGCTCCGGCCCGATGGTGTTGTCGAAGTGAAAGCCCTTGTGTCATTCCCCCTCCTTTATTACCCGACCACCCCCCTGTCTCCCCCCCTACACCATCACTCTGGCACAGACCCACGGGTGGGGGGATGCTCCTAGTttggctggagtccctctgctgctgAGGGCCACCAAGTGCTGCTCATGCTGCATCAGCAGATGGCGACGGGAGGGGACACCAGCTCCCAAGCAAGATACCGGAGGTTGTTCCCTCCTCCAGATGGAGGCCCACAGCTGATCCCCCCTCCTCAAAGCCCCACAGTATTCTTTGGGTATGGATCTCATGGGAGAGCTACGGGGTCTGTCTGTACTGGCCCTGTGCTGGCACGTGCCCTTCCCAGCACAGAGTGACCCGGGTAGTCCCACACCTCGGTAACTGGACCTGAAGGTGACAAGTGACCCATCAGTGATGGGAGTGTTGACACTCAATCTGCTGTTACTGACAGGGCTTTCATTTTCACCAGCTTGTGTGGCATTTGGAATGGTTCGAGCCCCTGCAAACTGGCAGATAGTCGGTCCTGGGTGTGAGCAAGGAGTGCAGGCTGCTTGGTTTGGGCTTTGCTCTTTGGCCAAGAGAGTGATGGGAGGGAAGGCAAAGGGTTTTCCAGGCAGCAACTACCTGTCTAGGTGTTTCTGTATGTGGCAGCCCACGAGTATGTTTGGAGGATGCTCAAGAGGTGTGTTAACGGTCTTGGCTGTTTGCAGGAAGAGGAGCAATGAGTATCCTGGAACGCAAGTCAGCAATTGTTTTGGGGATGATATGTTTTCCCAGGCCCTTCCCATCCCTGTTCCTCACTGGCTCTGGCGGCCAGTTCCTCCTCATGTGTCTACTAGCATGTCTGAGGGATCTCATCGCTGCCCTCCCAGCACGAGCTTTCATTGCACAACTGGCTGACCAGATGCAGCCCTGTACTTGGAGCTACAGGCAGGCTTGCCCAGGACCAGGCCACCCCTATTAACCCACGACCCTCGCTGCTGGAGCTGTTCCTTCATTGGCCTGATGCTGATCTGggtcttttctgctgtttctgaacACGAGTTCTCATCTCATTCAGGTGTgtcattcagtgaaaatattttgtaaatgcaaataaaaagaaataaatctattcAATACCTCGGTCTCGAGGATGGGAAACAAGTAGCGGGAGATGCCTAGGTGGGGAGGTTTCACAGCTGCTGCCACCAGTTAGATTTGCTGGTGGACATAGCCCTTGGAGCATCCATGAATAGTTGGGAAGGGAGCTACACAGACCTGCGAGGGCTTGGGGCTGAGCCCTGTTGGCACCCCTCCTGTGGCCACCGCCTCTGGGGACAGCCTCATACTCCATCCTTTCTGATCTATAAGGAGGTGACATGGCACAGGTAAAGGTCCTGTCGGCCGGAGGCCGGTGGCACCGCAGGCGTCTGTATCTGTCCGGCAGAGCAAGGCAGAAGCGGGTACGTGGCGAACAAATTCTTTTGTGAGCACTGGGAAACAAGTTTTTACTTTTCAACTCTGTCAATATGATCtagctctgtctgtctctctctatatatgtacAAACAGTATATCACAATGTTGCCTTTTTTGTTGGAAATATCAAAGTACAAAGATTGTAAACCAAATCGGTGTAATAAAAGTTTCAGATGATTCACTGAGGTGGCTGCCAGCGGTGGGTCTGTGAGCGCtggtgctgggcagggctgggagacaTGAAGCCCCTGCATTGCTcagagggtgggaggggatggaggtCAGGCCCCTTTGCTTAATTCCCTGCTGACCTCTCCTGAGGCATTTGGGTACGTGTCCTGTCCAGTCCCCAGATGGCCAcagcccgtggggcaggaggaggaagctgaTCCATTTTTAGCCCTGTGGGATGTGTGGGCCAGCAGTCCTGCAGGAACCTCTCTAGCTTGAAGCTATgtgaaacacagatttttttttttttgaccgaTTTGCACAGAAGAGCCTTACTAGTGAGCATCTGGTTGCAAAGGAGGCCAGCACTGACCAGCAGCATAGCAACCCAAGGCAGGAAACTGGTGGAGAGACCTATCatttatcaatttatttttttttaacttttcaccaCCCATATCTGAGACTCCAGAGAGGTTTTGCtataaaattgaataaaaaaataaatggcaatagCCAGAAAAAGCTGCTGAGAAACTAGAAACAACATTCCCTCTATCCTCTATGCATCTCACATCCTCCTCAGGGAAAAGCCTAAAATAGTTGTTCTCCTTGAAGGTTAGTTCTGGACTAGACCATTAGATGGTGGAGACTTCGCCTCACCTGTTTTACAGGTGGAACAACATCCGGTTGCCTGAACTTGCTGCTGGAGCACGTAAGATTTAGTCTCAGGTACAGTGAGGGAGAGAGAGCTCAAGAGGCAGTTTGCTTCTGCAATGCTGCTACAGTCCCATGAAGTCTAACGCCTGTCGTGTGTGAAGTCGTAGGTTGGGTGACGGAGATCTGGGAAAGGCGGCTGCTGTGGCGGCCACAAGTTGAGTGTTTCTCAGGAATACAAATAAAAGCAAGCCTCTGAAGTATCTCCAACACTGCACCTGCAAAGCTCATTGCTCTCTGGAGCATTTTCTTCAGAGGAGTGTGGCGGAGGGTTGCTACAGAGACCCCAGCCTCGCCGCATCCCGGTTGGCCCACACAATTTGGTGAATGAGGTACTCGGTCTCCTGGCCCACCTCTGCCAGGCGGAGATCGAACTCGGTCAAAGCCTTGTTATCTGCCAGCCCATCAAGCAGCTGCTTCCCACCATCCTGCAAATGGGTGAGaagagggggttaagggaggaGAACCAAAAGTGAAGCGtgttcctccctttcctcctccccagggcaaCTTCTCCTGCActtccctgctgctggtggtgatggGGAGCCCATGAGATggtgccaaaagcaaaaaaaggccTTCGCACAAGGCCGAAATGTTGCTCTCAGGGGTACATAGAAGGAGTGTAACCTTATGTTACTCAGTGATATGACACATACTAATGACTCCCTCTGGGTACCGTGTCAGGACTCCTCACGCTCAGGCTGGTTAATAGCACGGCTGGCAGTGATAACCTGAGAGGAGTCTCTGCTCTCTCCTGTCCGCCGGTCCCCAGCTCACTGCTGGCTGGGGACAAAGGGCAGCGTGATTAGATGTGCTGCTCCTCGTCTGAGCAGCAGCGAGAGCCCCGGTGCTGGCAGTCTCCTGCCTGGATGCCATTTTCCAGGCTGGGCTGGCTTTCCCGGGGGGAAGATCTCACGCAGCTGAAGCCCAGCCTGCATGAGATGGAAAATGCAATGTAGATAGCCTTAGGAAGGTAACTCACTGTGGGGCATTTCCCTCCCTTACCTGAAGCACTGTCTTTAGGGATGCGACAATTcgacctttttttccccccacagctaTTCTCTTTCAGGTACCAAATACACCTCCTGCCCCCATTTCCTCCATCCAGGCAGTCCCCTCATCCCTGCACCCTGCCTCTTAGACCTTTTGCCAAAAAGGACAGTCTCTTTTTAATGGGGTACAGAGGTCAGAATTGGATGCCTCTCTGGCAAAGACACCCATTTCCCCAAAGGTAATACCACTGTCCCACTTGTTGAGCTGCTGTGGAGCTTCACAAATGGGTATCAGGAGGAAGATGCTAAGCACAGAGATTATTATTTACTAAGCAAAAATCCTTATCTCCTTTCCAACCTTTGCCCCCTTGTATCATTAAACTCAAATGGTTTTGCACGTCCAGGATCGTAAAACTCAGAACTCACAAAAGGTTTTCTGCCATCAAATCCTCTTAAAACTGTTGTCAAACACATTGATGCCAATATTCctgccagcagggacagctggtCTTGCTGTCTCTATTGTGACAGTGAGAAAAATTGAGGCAGCACAGAAAGTTTAAAAGCCAGCATGATTGCATTTGGCTGTCTAGTTTCAGATTTCTAAAGCTCTTTTTAATCAGCAGAAGAGAAGCAGTCTGCTTTGTGGGCACGTTGCATACTGCAGCTCTTAGGGATGTATTAAGATCTGTGGATGCTCCTCTGTCTAGAAAATGTAAGCCTGTGGTTTAGGAGCCACTTAGAAGCACCCAGACGTGACACTTTTGACCTACCACACCGCTCCAGAGCTGCAGGGTGAGTTAAGGGAGCTCAGCAACTGAGCCAATTTTCTAACAGTCTCCTCTGAGTGTGTGGTGGACAGGAGAGATTCTGGGAAGGGTGACACTATCTTTATGCTGCTGAATGACAGATGGCACAGCAGATCCAAATCGCAGAGGATATGCATAAGGCCCTCGTCTCATGCCACCCATCACTATTATCTACTCCCACGTGTGTGAAGCGGCTGTGATTTTTCCCAGACACACTTCTTGGTTTTCAGCTTCCTGGGGGGAAAATCCCTCTCTGCCCAGAATCCCAAAACCTGGAAGCCGGATTCAGCCCTGTGAACGGAGCTAGATGTAATGAGTGAGATAAATGCGTGTGCGTGCACAGGAGAtgtccttctccttcctgccGTCTGCTAGAGTCTCTTCCCTGCTCACTGACTGATTGTTATTGCAGCGAGACTGCAAAGTGAAGGATGCATCTGCCTCTGTGGCTTCGAGGCAGGGCAGGCTCAGCATCTGCTTTGCAAGGCTACCATGCAGGCTCACAAACTGCAGGGAGAAGGGGTTTCTCTTACCAGCCCCAGGTGGTTGCACGAGAAGTTGATACTCCTCAGGGTGGTGTTCTGAGCCAGGACCTGGGAGAAAAGCGTGGCAGTTGGCTCTGACAGGTTATTACTTCCCAGATGGATGGACTTCAGGGTGGTGTTAGTCAGCAGGGCACGGCCGATCGCCTCTCCGCCTTCGTCCTCCACGCAGTTGAGGCGCAGATTCAGGGAGGTCAAGGTGGAGTTCTCAGCCAGGGCTTGAGCAAGAGCTTGAGCCCCCAGGTGACGGATCTGGTTGTTACAGAGATTGAGGATCTCTAGTTTGCCGCGGTTGATCAACTTGCCAACAGCTCGTGCCCCCTTATCCCTGATGAGATTGTGGGACAAGTTCAGCTCCACCAAGCAGGGGTGATCCAGCAAGTTACGGACCAGCAGCCTGGTCTTCTCGTCGTCCACTTTGCTGCGTGTCAGCTTGAAAACCTGTGAGGACAAAGGACAGGGATACTAAAACAGCCAGTGCTTTGGATTGAGCTTTGTACAAGACCTCAAGAGAGTTAAGCCCATGGCCCACCAGACAGGATTCATCTCCCTTCACTTCAGACACCTTTAGCCAGTAGGCTCAAGTAGTTGCTTTTATAGTGGGCAGATACTTCCAGCAGGCAGGACATGCCACTAATGTCCCATGCCTATTCTAGGGAGAAATGGTTCATCTCCTGGAAAACCCTGTTCCTCTCCTCTGATTCCATAGGATCTCTGACACAGGGGGCTAAATTAAAACGAGATAAAGCTGCCCAAACATCTGCAGAGAGTAACAGCAGAACTCACCCTTGATCACAGTCGAAACTGAATGAGCATGTGCAGTGGTGGTAACCACAGTCCTCTTTGTGATGGGCAATGCCCTACATGGCCAGGGCACCTCAATAGCTACAGGAGGGCTAATTTCTCATCTGGAAGCCAAGCAGACAAATATTTCCCAAAGCATGCCCGTCTGTGGGGAGAGCATTCAGCCGGCTCCCTCTGGCCACGCTCTGGCTAGCAGCGCTCGCTGATGTTTCGGAGGGGCTGAGTATCTGCGATGCAGTTGGCACAGAACTGAAGATGGCATTAGCGCCCATAACGCAAAAACCTCATCACTCTCAGGCAAATATGAGTATTTCCCCATGCTCTTGGAGTCTCTGCTGCTCCGGGGCATGCTGATATATATTTACTGAGCATAACCACTAAGAATTGTCCTTAAAGAAAAACCCTTTctggcttctcctctcctccctcccagatCTATGTAATGAGTTAAAACAGGAACGTTGTTTTCTCTTGGGTTACAGGGAACATATTTTGTGGGATGAAGTATTTCTCTCACGGACCCTTTGGCAACCTGTTCTTGCAAGGACATATGCAGAACAAGATACCCAGCACTAGGCCAGCAAGTTAACATCTCTGCACTCTGCCGGACTGCAACTTGCAAAGGGAAGGGTGCTGCCAGAAAGCAAAATGGGTCCTTGGGTTTCTACCTCAGGCAATTTGAATATCTAACTGAGGAAGAAAGATTGTTTGGGACACGTTACTTTCAAGTTGTGGCACATCTTCACGGCGGCAGCCAGGTTGCAGCAGTCCTGGTAAGAGAAGTtaaagaggttccactcgaagtTCATGCCACAGTCCTTCACGCCATAAGTGAGATGAAGCTCTTCAAGGTGAGGGAGAGCAGTAATGAGGGCTCCCAGGTTGTAGTGATGCACGGAGACCTCACCAGCCTCAAAATCACTCTCTGCATCAGAgaggtcctcctcctcctccttttgatCCACCTTCAACGGTGGCAGGAACTGATCAACCTCCAGTTTCCGCACATAGTCTTTGCAGATTGGGATGAGATCTAGGACCTGATTGGGGTCCGTGGTGTTAGGGATGAAACATTTCAGGATGTTCTCCAGGTGACGTTCGAAGAACATCCGTTTCCAGCTGTCTCCATAGTTGGAGATGTCACAGACTTGCCAGCGCTCCATGCAGCACCTCTTCCAGTAGTCCTCATCGCTTATTAGGTTGGCAGTCACAGCGAGTGGAAGGCCAGTGGAGAGCCTGTCCAGCACCTTCTTTTGGTGCTCAGGCAGAAGACAGTCCAAAATAGGGTTCTCTGGAGGGGGTGAAGAGAAGGAGAGGTTGGTCTGGGCTGTAGGAACCATGGCTGGCACTACAGTTCTGCCCAGGCCCTGAGCTGTGTGCCCATGCCTTCCCCTCTGCTGATACTGACTCTCTTCTCAGTTGCCAGCAGCTGGTGCAGGGAGCTACGCTGCTAGAAAATGTGTAGGATTCATCTCCTACATTTCTGTGTAGGATTTCTAACTTTTACAATAAAACATCTGCGTAATTGGGTTTACTCCCATAATATTTGGGATCTGCATCAGAAACCTAGCTCCCAGTTTAAACTTAGTTTAAATGCAGTTCATATTCAGAGCAGGACTTCTGCTTCCAAGAGAGCTAATTTAGCCTTACAGGGATGGGAGAGCTTGGCCTGTCATTTGCTGAACTTTCGCCCTTTGGTTTCTAAGCATATTGAAGGACAATATTTGAGAACAACTGCCTGTGTGCTCTTCGTGCAAGTCCTTGTGCCTTTTTATCGTAACTCATGTGTCTGTCTTACCCCAAACAGATTCCTGTTCCTTTCCACTAAGACATACTCTTAGCCTTTAGGTTCACCTTGTTTAAACAAAAGTTCTCTTTCTCCCTTCAGGCTCTTTCCTGATACTCACCCTAAGCCTCGGCTGGCTTCTGTCTGGTGTTCTTTGTGGCAAGAAACACCAGAGAAAAGCCATGTGTACTCACACCATGAATGCTCAGTGACACATGCACAGTAGTGTTGAATGACAGAAATCATCAGTGGACAGGCCTATCTGTGCATGGGAAATCAGATTTCGAGATACAAAGTGGGGTTAACTTTATATTTCCTCTGTGTCTGTAGCATTTCCTTCCTAAGGACACCCAGAGTTTCACCACAGCCTTTTCCTGGAGTCTGTTCTCCACTGTCCTACAGCTGGTACTGCAGTGACTTTCTCTGCAAAGTCCCACAACGCAAGCAGAGGTGGGATACGTATGGGCAGAACTGGGCTAGCTTCACTCCCGCCCACTCAGGCCACAGCTCAGGTAATGGCATGAGGGTCCCCAAGACACCGAGCACGCTGCTTTTATGTGCACCCAACATAGGTCCAATCCATTTGGCATCAGACTGACTGATCAGGCTGATAGGACTGTGAGGGTCTCCCAGCTCAGATCCCCAAGTACCATCAGCTGCTGGCGTAGGGCAGCACTGAGCTCCTCTGTACTGTCTTACAGTCCCAACGCGGACATAGCCCTAGACCTATCCTTGGTCTTTGCTGCCACTCCGCTCAGCCagccaaaaagacccctctcctaGTTCCCAGGTGAGACATGCTTTTTCTGACTTGCTATTCTTCATCAGTCCACTTCCTTCAAAAGCACATTCCCTGCCTGAGGATATAACTTGTCACATCACCACCAAGAGCCGTGGAGAAGGCCTGAGATGGAGTACAATACGTATTCTGAGATGGTAGCTCCTCTGGGGAGGGATCAATTCTCCATCTCTTTGTACAGCACTCAGCAGGGCTCCATCCTTGAGTGCTACTGTAATGTGTACAGGAATCAAGAGAAGGAAACAGCGACTCCACAGCCTTGGCCACGGTTGAGGTAAGTGAGTCCAGCAGagcacagaaggaagaagaaacgATAGGACAAGGTTAGGGCAGAGTCACATCCTGGATAGCAGCCCAGAGGACTACAGACATCCCTGGAGTGTACAAGTACGTACTTAGCAACTAAACAGTTTGTTTAACTAGCTGCCTGAGGGGACATTTCTCCCCATCTGTTCCTTTGGCAGGGCTGGGTACCACACTGCCTTTCAGATGCATCTGCCTGCCTTGTtgaccctctgctccccaggactGACACTCTCTCTCCATGCATCCCAAGGGAAACGCACTCCCACTTACTTTCGAAATTGTGGACAATGTGCTGGATGCAGAGCTCAGTGAGGTGGGGGACAGTGGCAAGGGACCACTCGGGATCCTCAATGACGCGGTGTGTACAGTGGGAGTCAGCTGCCAGGATGGTCTGGGATGGGTACACCAAGGGAGCAGCTGCCTGCTGCATTCTGCTCAGGACCCACTTCTCCCtcaggagaagcaggaggaaaatcGCTTGAGAGCAGGAGTCACTGCCACATTTTCGAGCTGGGctgcctgcaaaagaaaaaggcaactttAGAAAGAGGCCAGCGATAAGAATGGTCTGCTCTCCTGTAATGCACTTGGCCCCTGCCCTTTGCCTGCCTCCTCTGCTTGGACTGGAAGCACTGCAGCAAAACAACTATTATCCAGCCTTATCTTTATACACTGCCCTGTACAAAGAGGTCTCTAGGCGCCACGTGTAATAAGTAGATAATAATGTGGTGTTAATTCAGTGTGCTGTTGAAGAGGATGGACAGGAATTGATTGTTTGTTTACTGTCTTTTCCAATCAAATAAATAGGTGAAGCTGGCAGGAGCTAGgtttaaagcaaaggaaaatgatGGTTCTACACACTGTCTGCAGTTGAACTGGGGAATTCCTCGCCACAGGATGTTGTGGATGCTGAGAGTCTGTGCAGGTTCCAGGACAAGTCCATGGAAAAGAAACCCCTTGAGAATGATCCAGTGCACAGAAACCACATCTGGCTCAGTGTGAGTTGAACACAGCTGGAGGCAGGGGGAGTGCTGGGAGGAAAGAAACACATGTACTTGCattgtttttctgctcttctccaggcatcTGCTTCTAGCCACTGTCAGAGGTGGGGTACTGAGCCAGACCATCCCCTGGTTTGATCCAGTATGCCTGTTCTTAGGCCTCTTTAAAGACAGATGCTTTACAGATGAATACACAATAAATGTATTTGGGTTTggactttttctgctttttgcaatTACTCTCCAGTTGAACTCCTTCCAAACATCCATTAACTGGTGAGATGGGTCAGACCTGTTTAGACCGCACTGAGCCTAAGCAGATATGAGCTAAAAGAACCAGCCTGGAGCAGAAGGCAGGATGCTCAGTCCTATTAGTTCTGCAGAGCTTCCCTAGACCAAAGTTTACCATTTGCTGTTTCCTACCCCAACTCAGGACCAGCGCTCTCGGCCATCAGGATCCCATGTGTATGGTTATTGCCCGGGAGTCCTAATGGTTCCCTTACCAGCCCCACCAGGCTGAAAGAGGCAAAGAAGACAATAGGAAGGAGTCTGCCCCTTGAGTTCTGGGTTCAACAGGAGCGCCCAGGCTTGGTGAGCATCTCTTGGGGCATACAGACACAGGCTGATCCTTACTGGGGCTAACTGGACATAACAGGGCTGCAGTGCACAGCTGGGCAGTTAGAGACTGCAGGTCACCTAAGAGAAGCATGAGGCAGATGGATCGATGGCAATGTCAGAGGTGAGGACAGCTTCCTGCAAGACCAAGAGGATGTCCCAGGGCAAAGGTGGCCTTGTACCACAG
Encoded here:
- the DRC5 gene encoding dynein regulatory complex subunit 5; the protein is MPGEEQKNNASSPARKCGSDSCSQAIFLLLLLREKWVLSRMQQAAAPLVYPSQTILAADSHCTHRVIEDPEWSLATVPHLTELCIQHIVHNFEKNPILDCLLPEHQKKVLDRLSTGLPLAVTANLISDEDYWKRCCMERWQVCDISNYGDSWKRMFFERHLENILKCFIPNTTDPNQVLDLIPICKDYVRKLEVDQFLPPLKVDQKEEEEDLSDAESDFEAGEVSVHHYNLGALITALPHLEELHLTYGVKDCGMNFEWNLFNFSYQDCCNLAAAVKMCHNLKVFKLTRSKVDDEKTRLLVRNLLDHPCLVELNLSHNLIRDKGARAVGKLINRGKLEILNLCNNQIRHLGAQALAQALAENSTLTSLNLRLNCVEDEGGEAIGRALLTNTTLKSIHLGSNNLSEPTATLFSQVLAQNTTLRSINFSCNHLGLDGGKQLLDGLADNKALTEFDLRLAEVGQETEYLIHQIVWANRDAARLGSL